The following proteins are encoded in a genomic region of Pseudoxanthomonas suwonensis 11-1:
- a CDS encoding CmpA/NrtA family ABC transporter substrate-binding protein yields the protein MTDTRATATSLRPLDLGFMPLLDAAPLLAASHLGLDRRHGLQLRLHRQPSWATLRDRLLTGELDAAQAMSAMVLGVQAGIGGPQADLAILLGLNRNGQAIALASALADGLAQGCPLPELLRALPRRPVFAQTFPTGTHALWLYYWLAAQGVDPLRDIEAVTLPPSRMPQALAAGELDGFCAGEPWGAEAENLGAGRRVVASGQLWPGHPEKVLATRRSFAALEPEVSVALTAAVLEACRWLDADPDHRRQAAQWLAADDAIDVPAQRLLAGLLPVGEPGQLLQFHAGGQANFPWISDGRWILGQFRRWGWLPPVDGDDAWLADVFRTGSYREAAAMLGVPVPDEHSRPGAPTPS from the coding sequence ATGACCGATACCCGCGCCACCGCCACCTCCCTCCGCCCGCTCGACCTGGGCTTCATGCCGCTGCTGGACGCCGCGCCGCTGCTGGCCGCCTCGCACCTGGGCCTGGACCGGCGCCACGGCCTGCAGCTGCGCCTGCACCGGCAGCCGTCGTGGGCCACGCTGCGCGACCGCCTGCTCACCGGCGAGCTGGACGCGGCCCAGGCGATGTCGGCGATGGTGCTGGGCGTGCAGGCGGGGATCGGCGGTCCGCAGGCGGACCTGGCCATCCTGCTGGGCCTCAACCGCAACGGCCAGGCGATCGCACTGGCGTCGGCGCTGGCCGACGGCCTCGCCCAGGGATGCCCGTTGCCGGAGTTGCTGCGCGCGCTGCCACGGCGGCCGGTGTTCGCCCAGACCTTCCCCACCGGCACCCATGCGCTGTGGCTGTACTACTGGCTGGCCGCGCAGGGCGTGGATCCGCTGCGCGACATCGAGGCGGTGACCCTGCCGCCGTCGCGCATGCCGCAGGCGCTGGCGGCCGGCGAGCTGGATGGCTTCTGCGCCGGCGAGCCCTGGGGCGCGGAGGCCGAGAACCTGGGCGCGGGCCGGCGCGTGGTTGCCAGCGGGCAGCTGTGGCCCGGGCATCCGGAAAAGGTGCTGGCGACGCGCCGCAGCTTCGCCGCGCTGGAACCGGAGGTGTCGGTCGCCCTCACCGCGGCGGTGCTGGAAGCCTGCCGCTGGCTGGACGCTGATCCAGACCATCGTCGCCAGGCCGCGCAGTGGCTGGCGGCGGACGACGCGATCGACGTGCCCGCGCAGCGCCTGCTCGCCGGCCTGCTGCCGGTCGGCGAGCCCGGCCAGCTGTTGCAGTTCCATGCCGGTGGCCAGGCCAACTTCCCGTGGATCTCCGACGGCCGCTGGATCCTCGGCCAGTTCCGCCGCTGGGGCTGGCTGCCGCCGGTGGATGGCGACGACGCCTGGCTGGCGGATGTATTCCGCACCGGCAGCTACCGCGAGGCTGCGGCGATGCTGGGCGTGCCGGTGCCGGACGAGCACTCGCGCCCGGGCGCACCCACGCCGTCCTGA
- the hemN gene encoding oxygen-independent coproporphyrinogen III oxidase — MASLSSLFDPELLQRYDVPGPRYTSYPTAPQFSAGFGEAELRAVAAASNGDPIPRPISLYLHVPFCTSPCFYCGCNRIITRDKARGAAYLTRLYREIGMVAELFDRDRDVEQVHFGGGTPNFLEPAQIAEVMDVLRRHFHFAPGARMDCSIELDPRFITPAEVGELAAAGFNRASLGVQDFDPVVQQAVNRVQGVEQTLGIIEACRTHGFRSVNVDLIYGLPKQTLEGFERTLDTTLQVRPDRLAIYGYAHLPNLFRPQQRIHAEDLPSAEQKLDLLRLAIEKLGQAGYEYIGMDHFALPTDELARAQRDGGLHRNFMGYTTHAESDLVGLGVSAISHIGASFSQNPRDIGGWEQAIDEGRLPVWRGMRMDEDDVIRADVIQQLMCHGRLDYDALGRRHVIDFRDYFAEALERLQPLQADGLVELGGHGLQATQRGRLLLRIIAMCFDRYLAPANDSAAPRYSRTV, encoded by the coding sequence ATGGCCAGCCTGTCCTCCCTGTTCGACCCGGAGCTGCTCCAGCGCTACGACGTGCCGGGGCCGCGCTACACCTCCTATCCGACCGCGCCGCAGTTCAGCGCGGGCTTCGGCGAAGCGGAGCTGCGCGCGGTGGCGGCCGCCAGCAACGGCGACCCGATCCCGCGCCCGATCTCGCTGTACCTGCACGTGCCGTTCTGCACCAGCCCGTGCTTCTACTGCGGCTGCAACCGGATCATCACCCGCGACAAGGCGCGCGGCGCGGCCTACCTGACCCGGCTGTACCGCGAGATCGGCATGGTCGCCGAGCTGTTCGACCGCGACCGCGATGTCGAGCAGGTGCATTTCGGCGGCGGCACGCCCAACTTCCTCGAGCCGGCGCAGATCGCCGAGGTGATGGACGTGCTGCGCCGGCATTTCCATTTCGCGCCGGGCGCGCGCATGGACTGCTCGATCGAGCTGGATCCGCGCTTCATCACCCCGGCCGAGGTCGGCGAGCTGGCTGCGGCCGGCTTCAACCGCGCCAGCCTCGGGGTGCAGGACTTCGACCCGGTGGTGCAGCAGGCAGTCAACCGCGTGCAGGGCGTGGAGCAGACCCTCGGCATCATCGAGGCCTGCCGCACGCACGGCTTCCGCTCGGTCAACGTGGACCTGATCTACGGCCTGCCCAAGCAGACCCTGGAGGGCTTCGAGCGCACCCTGGACACCACCCTGCAGGTGCGCCCGGACCGGCTCGCGATCTACGGCTATGCCCACCTGCCCAACCTGTTCCGCCCGCAGCAGCGCATCCACGCCGAGGACCTGCCCTCGGCCGAACAGAAGCTGGACCTGTTGCGCCTGGCGATCGAGAAGCTGGGCCAGGCCGGCTACGAATACATCGGCATGGACCACTTCGCCCTGCCGACCGATGAACTCGCGCGCGCCCAGCGCGATGGCGGCCTGCACCGCAACTTCATGGGCTACACCACCCATGCCGAGAGCGACCTGGTCGGCCTGGGCGTCAGCGCGATCAGCCACATCGGCGCCAGCTTCAGCCAGAACCCGCGCGACATCGGCGGCTGGGAGCAGGCGATCGACGAAGGCCGGCTGCCGGTCTGGCGCGGCATGCGCATGGACGAGGACGACGTGATCCGCGCCGACGTGATCCAGCAGCTGATGTGCCACGGCCGGCTGGACTACGACGCCCTGGGCCGCCGCCACGTGATCGATTTCCGCGACTATTTCGCCGAGGCCCTGGAGCGGCTGCAACCGCTGCAGGCCGATGGCCTGGTCGAACTTGGCGGGCACGGCCTGCAGGCCACCCAGCGCGGGCGCCTGCTCCTGCGTATCATCGCCATGTGCTTCGACCGCTACCTTGCCCCCGCCAACGATTCCGCCGCGCCCCGGTACTCGCGCACCGTGTGA
- a CDS encoding formate/nitrite transporter family protein codes for MGYVSPSELAAKMVDAGQAKILMSTRDTVIRAYMAGAILALAAAFAVTVTVQTGQPLLGALLFPVGFCILYLLGFDLLTGVFTLCPLAVIDRRPGCTWRGVLRNWGLVFAGNFAGALTVAVFMSIIVTFGFSTAPDAIGQKLGHIGEARTLGYAAHGAAGMLTLFVRGVLCNWMVSTGVVGAMVSSHVSGKVIAMWMPIMVFFYMGFEHSIVNMFLFPSGLMLGGQFSFGDYLVWNEIPTVVGNLVGGLTFVGLTIYATHARTAAGAARVPPAPAPSPGAAAGSA; via the coding sequence ATGGGCTACGTGAGCCCCTCCGAACTGGCCGCGAAGATGGTCGACGCAGGCCAGGCCAAGATCCTGATGTCCACCCGCGACACCGTCATCCGCGCCTACATGGCCGGCGCGATCCTCGCCCTGGCGGCCGCGTTCGCGGTGACCGTCACCGTGCAGACCGGGCAGCCGCTGCTGGGCGCGCTGCTGTTCCCGGTCGGCTTCTGCATCCTCTACCTGCTCGGCTTCGACCTGCTGACCGGGGTGTTCACCCTGTGCCCGCTGGCGGTGATCGACCGCCGCCCCGGCTGCACCTGGCGCGGGGTGCTGCGCAACTGGGGCCTGGTGTTCGCGGGCAACTTCGCCGGCGCGCTGACGGTGGCGGTGTTCATGTCGATCATCGTCACCTTCGGCTTCAGCACCGCGCCGGATGCCATCGGCCAGAAGCTGGGGCATATCGGCGAGGCGCGCACCCTGGGCTATGCCGCCCACGGCGCGGCCGGGATGCTGACCCTGTTCGTGCGCGGCGTGCTGTGCAACTGGATGGTCTCCACCGGCGTGGTCGGGGCGATGGTGTCCTCCCACGTGTCCGGCAAGGTCATCGCCATGTGGATGCCGATCATGGTGTTCTTCTACATGGGCTTCGAGCACTCCATCGTCAACATGTTCCTGTTCCCGAGCGGACTGATGCTCGGCGGGCAGTTCTCCTTCGGCGACTACCTGGTCTGGAACGAGATCCCGACCGTGGTCGGCAACCTGGTCGGTGGCCTGACCTTCGTCGGCCTGACGATCTACGCCACCCACGCCCGCACCGCCGCCGGCGCCGCCCGTGTCCCGCCTGCGCCGGCCCCGTCGCCGGGCGCGGCTGCCGGGAGCGCCTGA
- a CDS encoding nitrate/nitrite transporter, giving the protein MLSAFLYFDLSFMVWYLLGPMQVQIAQALQLDTQQRALMVAVPILCGAVLRLFLGLLADRIGAKTTGVLAQIVVIAALAVAWRLGVHSFGQVLLLGVMLGVAGASFAVALPLASRWYPPQHQGTAMGIAGAGNSGTVFAALLAPALAVAYGFQNVFGLACIPLLLVLAVFWTFAREAPVVVARKGLGDYARVLVGNRDSWWFMFFYAITFGGFSGFASALPGYFHDQFAFEPKVAGWATAACVLAGSVMRPLGGVIADRIGGTRSLQAVYAAVTVLVAAAALQVGGPVVTVALFVLTLLCLGAGNGAVFQLVPQRFGAEIGLMTGLIGMAGGVGGFLLAAGLGVVKQQAGSYGPGLWLFAGIALAASLCLVGVKQRWRVGWARLGDARV; this is encoded by the coding sequence CTGCTGTCGGCCTTCCTCTACTTCGACCTCAGCTTCATGGTCTGGTACCTGCTGGGCCCGATGCAGGTGCAGATCGCGCAGGCGCTGCAACTGGACACCCAGCAGCGCGCGCTGATGGTGGCCGTGCCGATCCTGTGCGGTGCCGTGCTGCGCCTGTTCCTCGGCCTGCTGGCCGACCGCATCGGCGCCAAGACCACCGGCGTGCTGGCGCAGATCGTGGTGATCGCCGCGCTGGCCGTGGCCTGGCGGCTGGGCGTGCACAGCTTCGGCCAGGTGCTGCTGCTGGGCGTGATGCTGGGCGTGGCCGGCGCCTCGTTCGCGGTGGCGCTGCCGCTGGCCTCGCGCTGGTATCCGCCGCAGCACCAGGGCACGGCGATGGGCATCGCCGGTGCCGGCAACTCCGGCACCGTGTTCGCCGCGTTGCTGGCGCCCGCACTTGCGGTGGCCTACGGCTTCCAGAACGTGTTCGGCCTGGCCTGCATCCCGCTGCTGCTGGTGCTGGCGGTTTTCTGGACCTTTGCGCGCGAGGCGCCGGTGGTGGTGGCGCGCAAGGGACTGGGCGACTACGCACGGGTGCTGGTTGGCAACCGCGACTCGTGGTGGTTCATGTTCTTCTACGCGATCACCTTCGGCGGCTTCTCCGGCTTCGCCAGCGCGCTGCCGGGCTATTTCCACGACCAGTTCGCGTTCGAACCGAAGGTCGCCGGCTGGGCCACCGCCGCCTGCGTGCTGGCCGGCTCGGTGATGCGGCCGCTCGGCGGCGTGATCGCCGACCGCATCGGCGGCACCCGTTCGCTGCAGGCGGTGTACGCCGCGGTGACGGTGCTGGTGGCCGCCGCGGCCTTGCAGGTGGGCGGCCCGGTGGTGACCGTGGCCCTGTTCGTGCTGACCCTGCTGTGCCTGGGGGCAGGCAATGGCGCGGTGTTCCAGCTGGTGCCGCAGCGCTTCGGCGCCGAGATCGGATTGATGACCGGGCTGATCGGCATGGCCGGCGGCGTGGGCGGCTTCCTGCTGGCGGCCGGGCTGGGCGTGGTCAAGCAGCAGGCCGGCAGCTACGGCCCGGGCCTGTGGCTGTTCGCCGGCATCGCCCTGGCGGCCTCGCTGTGCCTGGTCGGGGTGAAGCAGCGCTGGCGCGTCGGCTGGGCACGCCTCGGCGACGCCCGCGTGTAG
- a CDS encoding YkgJ family cysteine cluster protein: MSRAGARHGRCTAECNHCDAVCCRLTVVLDATDHVPEHLTELLPGGVRVMAHGADGWCIALDAEHRNCGIYEDRPDTCRRFVMNGPYCRSVRSEHQAHLAGKPAIPLLLR, translated from the coding sequence ATGAGCCGCGCCGGCGCCCGCCACGGCAGGTGCACGGCCGAGTGCAACCACTGCGACGCGGTGTGCTGCCGGCTGACGGTGGTGCTGGACGCGACCGACCACGTCCCCGAGCACCTGACCGAGCTGCTCCCGGGCGGCGTGCGGGTGATGGCGCATGGCGCCGACGGCTGGTGCATCGCGCTCGATGCGGAGCACCGCAACTGCGGGATCTACGAGGACCGGCCGGATACCTGCCGGCGCTTCGTGATGAACGGGCCGTACTGCCGTTCGGTGCGCAGCGAGCACCAGGCGCACCTGGCGGGCAAGCCGGCGATACCGCTGCTGCTGCGCTGA
- a CDS encoding ANTAR domain-containing response regulator, protein MPRVLLVNDTDKPIAELRQALADAGCEVLSHVSTAGLLRAVQEQQPDVVILDVESPSRDTLEQLAIVDRQAPRPVVMFSADGDERLIREALGAGVAAYVVDGLAPGRLAPILRVAMARFEQQAHQRQRVDELEQRLQDRKDIERAKGLLMDRRGMAEAEAYAALRQQAMKQGLKLADVARRILAMADLLG, encoded by the coding sequence ATGCCGCGCGTCCTCCTGGTCAACGACACGGACAAGCCGATCGCCGAGCTGCGGCAGGCGCTGGCCGATGCCGGCTGCGAGGTGCTGTCGCACGTCTCCACCGCGGGCCTGCTGCGCGCGGTGCAGGAGCAGCAGCCGGACGTGGTGATCCTGGACGTGGAATCGCCCTCGCGCGACACCCTTGAACAGCTGGCCATCGTCGACCGGCAGGCGCCGCGCCCGGTGGTGATGTTCTCGGCCGACGGCGACGAGCGCCTGATCCGCGAGGCGCTGGGCGCTGGCGTGGCCGCCTACGTGGTCGACGGGCTGGCGCCGGGACGGCTGGCGCCGATCCTGCGCGTGGCCATGGCCCGCTTCGAGCAGCAGGCGCACCAGCGCCAGCGGGTGGACGAGCTCGAACAGCGGCTGCAGGACCGCAAGGACATCGAACGCGCCAAGGGCCTGCTGATGGACCGCCGCGGCATGGCCGAGGCCGAGGCCTACGCCGCGCTGCGCCAGCAGGCGATGAAACAGGGCCTCAAGCTCGCGGACGTGGCGCGCCGCATCCTGGCCATGGCCGACCTGCTGGGCTGA
- a CDS encoding GNAT family N-acetyltransferase, with the protein MANPTITPHDAFVAMDGDASLHAATVRIVVDPLTGPEIAALLQEHLDEMYRLSPPESVHALDLDRLRAPDITFWSAWDGDGLLGCGALRELDPAHGEVKSMRTAARARRRGVAAALLSRVVEEARRRGYRRLSLETGSQPAYVPARALYARAGFRPCAPFADYVEDPCSTSMTLALQGPSEETR; encoded by the coding sequence ATGGCCAACCCGACGATCACACCGCATGACGCCTTCGTTGCCATGGATGGCGACGCCTCCCTGCACGCGGCAACGGTGCGGATCGTGGTCGATCCGCTGACCGGCCCGGAGATCGCGGCACTGCTGCAGGAGCACCTGGACGAGATGTACCGGCTGTCACCGCCGGAAAGCGTGCATGCGCTGGACCTCGATCGCCTGCGTGCGCCGGACATCACCTTCTGGAGCGCATGGGATGGCGACGGCCTGCTTGGCTGTGGCGCGCTGCGCGAGCTGGATCCGGCCCACGGCGAGGTCAAGTCGATGCGCACCGCGGCGCGCGCGCGTCGCCGCGGCGTGGCGGCGGCGCTGCTGTCGCGGGTGGTCGAAGAGGCGCGCCGTCGCGGCTACCGGCGGCTCAGCCTGGAGACCGGCAGCCAGCCCGCCTATGTGCCGGCACGCGCGCTGTACGCGCGTGCCGGCTTCCGTCCCTGCGCTCCGTTCGCGGATTACGTCGAGGACCCCTGTTCCACGTCCATGACCCTGGCCCTGCAGGGGCCAAGCGAGGAAACACGATGA
- a CDS encoding helix-turn-helix domain-containing protein, with translation MNTPGVVFPRTGPAVMADDGDALTFCSTCAFSQACMSEGMDKAALMDLHVLVEHVGPLHPGEHVFREGDPFGAIAAVRAGTVKTYQVDRNGHEQVLGFHLPGEVIGLNAIHDDRYPCNAVALDTVMLCRFSFPKIALLAQRLPNLQQHLFRLMSRDIGVASLFARDNTADERMAAFLIGLSRRLAARGFSPRRFQLTMSRTDIANYLRLAPETVSRVLRRFEQEGVLHIKLRDVEVLDMERLEALALAVLRE, from the coding sequence ATGAATACACCCGGGGTAGTCTTCCCGCGCACCGGTCCGGCCGTCATGGCCGACGACGGCGACGCGCTGACCTTCTGCTCCACCTGCGCGTTCTCGCAGGCCTGCATGTCCGAGGGCATGGACAAGGCCGCGCTGATGGACCTGCACGTGCTGGTCGAGCACGTCGGCCCGCTGCACCCGGGCGAGCACGTGTTCCGAGAGGGCGATCCCTTCGGCGCCATCGCCGCGGTGCGCGCGGGCACGGTCAAGACCTACCAGGTCGACCGCAACGGCCACGAGCAGGTGCTGGGCTTCCACCTGCCGGGCGAGGTGATCGGCCTCAACGCGATCCACGACGACCGCTATCCCTGCAATGCGGTGGCGCTGGACACGGTGATGCTGTGCCGGTTCTCGTTCCCCAAGATCGCGCTGCTGGCGCAGCGCCTGCCCAACCTGCAGCAGCACCTGTTCCGGCTGATGAGCCGCGACATCGGCGTGGCCTCGCTGTTCGCCCGCGACAACACCGCCGACGAGCGCATGGCCGCATTCCTGATCGGGCTGTCGCGGCGGCTGGCCGCGCGCGGCTTCTCGCCGCGCCGCTTCCAGCTGACCATGTCGCGCACCGACATCGCCAACTACCTGCGCCTGGCCCCGGAAACCGTCAGCCGCGTGCTGCGCCGCTTCGAGCAGGAAGGCGTGCTGCACATCAAGCTGCGCGACGTGGAAGTGCTGGACATGGAGCGCCTCGAGGCGCTGGCACTGGCCGTCCTGCGCGAGTAG
- a CDS encoding nitric-oxide reductase large subunit, whose protein sequence is MDSTRKLWAGLAVLLFASFAALLWVGSEIHRQAPPMPEQVVTTDGTVVYTRADIETGRQVWQSIGGQQLGSIWGHGGYVAPDWGADWLHREAEAILDAWAAREHGVDSYRQLDEPTQAAYAKRVQALLRPNTWDAGTATITLHAERAAAMAKVSAHYESLFSNDPATAELREAYAMRNDTVPGAEHRRQLAAFYWWAAWASVTERPGSEISYTANWPHDELVGNTPPSNLLIWTVFSVLFLIAGVGLLGWHYATSHGEEMQPVLPKSDPLALIKVTPSMRATAKYFWVVIALFLVQILLGATTAHYQVEGQEAYGFALSEILPYSLTRTWHTQLAVLWIATAWLGMGLYIAPAISGYEPKFQRLGVNLLWTCLLVIVVGSFAGQWMAVMQKLGLAHNFWFGHQGWEYVDLGRFWQWFLFVGLLLWLTLVGRALWPAMRKGAESRSIVGLLFLSVVAIGVFYSAGLMWGEHSHLSMVEYWRWWVVHLWVEGFFEVFAVAVIAFLFTRLGLLQVRSATVAVLFATIIFMAGGVLGTLHHLYFTGTPTAVIGLGASFSALEVVPLAYVGFEAWHNYRLGKATPWMARYKWPIMFFLAVSFWNLVGAGLFGFLINPPLPLYYMQGLNLTANHGHTAMFGVYGMLGIGLMLFCLRGLKPDLQWSERLLKTSFWSLNIGLAGMSLFTLLPLGILQLDAAIEHGYWFARSAEFMQQPIVDLLVWMRVPADTLFSVGAVSLAWFVFRLWVAPKRGAPVSSATTVAAAAIVPRR, encoded by the coding sequence ATGGATTCAACACGCAAGCTCTGGGCAGGCCTGGCGGTCCTGCTCTTTGCCTCGTTCGCCGCCCTGCTGTGGGTTGGCAGCGAGATCCACCGCCAGGCACCACCGATGCCGGAACAGGTGGTCACCACCGACGGCACCGTCGTCTACACCCGCGCCGACATCGAGACCGGACGCCAGGTCTGGCAGTCGATCGGCGGCCAGCAACTGGGCTCGATCTGGGGCCACGGCGGCTACGTGGCCCCGGACTGGGGCGCGGACTGGCTGCACCGCGAGGCCGAGGCCATCCTCGATGCCTGGGCCGCGCGCGAGCATGGCGTTGATTCGTACAGGCAGCTGGACGAACCGACCCAGGCCGCCTACGCCAAGCGCGTGCAGGCGCTGCTGCGCCCCAACACCTGGGACGCCGGCACCGCGACCATCACCCTCCACGCCGAGCGCGCCGCGGCGATGGCGAAGGTGTCCGCGCATTACGAGAGCCTGTTCTCCAACGACCCGGCCACGGCTGAGCTGCGCGAGGCCTACGCCATGCGCAACGACACGGTGCCCGGGGCCGAACACCGCCGCCAGCTCGCCGCGTTCTACTGGTGGGCGGCCTGGGCCTCGGTGACCGAGCGTCCCGGTTCGGAGATCAGCTATACGGCCAACTGGCCGCATGACGAGCTGGTCGGCAACACCCCGCCGTCCAACCTGCTGATCTGGACGGTGTTCAGTGTGCTGTTCCTGATCGCCGGCGTCGGCCTGCTGGGCTGGCACTATGCCACCAGCCATGGCGAGGAGATGCAGCCGGTCCTGCCGAAGAGCGACCCGCTGGCGCTGATCAAGGTCACGCCGTCGATGCGCGCCACCGCCAAGTACTTCTGGGTGGTGATCGCGCTGTTCCTGGTGCAGATCCTGCTGGGCGCGACCACCGCGCACTACCAGGTCGAAGGCCAGGAGGCCTACGGTTTCGCCCTGTCCGAGATCCTGCCCTACTCGCTGACCCGCACCTGGCACACCCAGCTGGCGGTGCTGTGGATCGCCACCGCATGGCTCGGCATGGGCCTGTACATCGCCCCGGCCATCTCCGGGTACGAGCCGAAGTTCCAGCGCCTGGGCGTCAACCTGCTGTGGACCTGCCTGCTGGTGATCGTGGTCGGCTCCTTCGCCGGGCAGTGGATGGCGGTGATGCAGAAGCTGGGCCTGGCCCACAACTTCTGGTTCGGCCACCAGGGCTGGGAATACGTCGACCTGGGCCGGTTCTGGCAGTGGTTCCTGTTCGTCGGCCTGCTGCTGTGGCTCACCCTGGTCGGTCGCGCCCTGTGGCCGGCGATGCGCAAGGGCGCCGAGTCGCGCTCGATCGTGGGCCTGCTGTTCCTGTCGGTGGTCGCGATCGGCGTGTTCTATTCGGCCGGTCTGATGTGGGGCGAGCACAGCCACCTGTCGATGGTCGAGTACTGGCGCTGGTGGGTGGTGCACCTGTGGGTGGAAGGCTTCTTCGAGGTCTTCGCGGTGGCGGTGATCGCCTTCCTGTTCACCCGCCTGGGCCTGCTGCAGGTGCGTTCGGCCACCGTCGCGGTGCTGTTCGCCACCATCATCTTCATGGCCGGCGGCGTGCTCGGCACCCTGCACCACCTGTACTTCACCGGCACCCCGACCGCCGTCATCGGCCTGGGCGCCAGCTTCTCGGCGCTGGAAGTGGTGCCGTTGGCCTACGTGGGCTTCGAGGCCTGGCACAACTACAGGCTGGGCAAGGCCACGCCGTGGATGGCCCGCTACAAGTGGCCGATCATGTTCTTCCTGGCGGTGTCGTTCTGGAACCTGGTGGGCGCCGGCCTGTTCGGCTTCCTGATCAACCCGCCCCTGCCGCTGTACTACATGCAGGGCCTGAACCTGACCGCCAACCACGGCCACACCGCGATGTTCGGCGTGTACGGCATGCTCGGCATCGGCCTGATGCTGTTCTGCCTGCGCGGGCTCAAGCCCGACCTGCAGTGGAGCGAGCGCCTGCTGAAGACCAGCTTCTGGTCGCTCAACATCGGCCTGGCCGGCATGTCGCTGTTCACCCTGCTGCCGCTGGGCATCCTGCAGCTGGACGCGGCGATCGAGCACGGCTACTGGTTCGCGCGCTCGGCGGAGTTCATGCAGCAGCCGATCGTCGACCTGCTGGTATGGATGCGCGTCCCGGCCGACACGCTGTTCAGCGTCGGCGCGGTGTCGCTGGCCTGGTTCGTGTTCCGGCTGTGGGTGGCACCGAAGCGTGGTGCCCCGGTCTCGTCGGCCACCACCGTCGCCGCGGCGGCGATCGTGCCGCGCCGCTGA